One stretch of Prunus persica cultivar Lovell chromosome G1, Prunus_persica_NCBIv2, whole genome shotgun sequence DNA includes these proteins:
- the LOC18789434 gene encoding lysine histidine transporter-like 8 — MDERPETELISIPATPRGVSTPEIQTPSGQRSPRPPSKEAKSSSAWTPTSFISPRFLSPIGTPMKRVLVNMKSYLEEVGHLTKLNPQDAWLPITESRNGNAHYAAFHNLNAGVGFQALVLPVAFSFLGWSWGTLSLTIAYFWQLYTLWILVQLHEAVPGKRYNRYVELAQAAFGERLGVWLALFPTVYLSAGTATALILIGGETMKLFFQIVCGPLCSSNPLTTVEWYLVFTSLCIVLSQLPNLNSIAGLSLVGAVTAITYSTMVWVLSVSQPRPPTISYEPITLPSSSASVFAVLNALGIVAFAFRGHNLVLEIQATMPSTFKHPAHVPMWKGAKVAYFFIAMCLFPVAIGGFWAYGNLMPSGGILNALYGFHSHDIPRGLLAMCFLLVVFNCLSSFQIYSMPVFDSFEAGYTSRTNRPCSIWVRSGFRVFYGFINFFIGVALPFLSSLAGLLGGLTLPVTFAYPCFMWVLIKKPTKYSFNWYFHWILGWLGIVFSLAFSIGGVWSMVNSGLKLKFFKPPN; from the exons ATGGACGAGAGGCCGGAGACGGAGCTCATATCCATTCCGGCGACGCCGCGTGGTGTGTCGACGCCGGAGATACAGACTCCATCTGGGCAGAGGTCGCCTCGGCCGCCGTCCAAGGAGGCGAAGTCGTCGTCGGCGTGGACGCCGACTTCGTTCATATCGCCGAGGTTCCTGAGTCCCATCGGGACGCCGATGAAGAGGGTCCTCGTCAACATGAAGAGCTACTTGGAGGAGGTGGGCCACCTCACCAAGCTCAACCCACAGGACGCTTGGCTTCCCATCACCGAGTCCCGCAACGGCAATGCTCACTACGCGGCGTTTCATAACCTCAACGCCGGCGTTGGCTTCCAGGCCTTGGTCCTTCCCGTTGCCTTCTCTTTTCTTGGCTG GAGTTGGGGAACACTTTCGTTAACCATAGCCTACTTCTGGCAACTTTACACATTGTGGATTCTTGTTCAGCTACATGAAGCGGTTCCAGGAAAGAGGTACAACAGATATGTGGAGCTTGCACAAGCTGCATTTG GGGAAAGATTGGGTGTTTGGCTTGCACTCTTCCCAACTGTCTATCTATCGGCAGGAACTGCAACAGCTTTAATTCTAATAGGAGGGGAGACCATGAAACTATTTTTTCAGATAGTTTGTGGTCCCTTATGTTCATCAAATCCCCTAACAACAGTAGAATGGTATCTAGTGTTCACTTCACTATGTATCGTTCTATCTCAGCTCCCAAACCTCAATTCAATTGCAGGACTTTCACTCGTTGGAGCCGTGACAGCCATAACTTACTCCACAATGGTTTGGGTCCTCTCTGTAAGCCAGCCAAGGCCACCCACAATTTCTTATGAGCCAATTACATTGCCATCCTCTTCGGCTTCTGTCTTTGCAGTCCTGAACGCTCTTGGTATTGTAGCCTTTGCTTTCAGGGGGCACAATTTAGTTCTGGAGATTCAG GCAACAATGCCATCAACCTTTAAACACCCAGCTCATGTGCCCATGTGGAAAGGAGCTAAGGTTGCCTATTTCTTCATTGCAATGTGTTTGTTCCCTGTTGCAATTGGAGGCTTTTGGGCTTATGGAAACCTT ATGCCTTCTGGAGGGATTCTCAATGCCTTGTACGGATTCCACAGTCATGACATCCCTAGAGGACTTCTTGCAATGTGTTTCCTCCTAGTTGTGTTTAATTGTTTGAGCAGTTTCCAGATATACTCAATGCCTGTGTTTGACAGTTTTGAAGCTGGTTACACTAGTCGTACCAACCGTCCCTGCTCGATTTGGGTCCGGTCTGGTTTCCGAGTTTTCTATGGATTCATCAACTTCTTCATAGGAGTGGCACTCCCTTTCCTCTCCAGTCTTGCCGGGCTACTAGGAGGACTCACACTTCCAGTCACATTTGCATATCCTTGCTTCATGTGGGTTCTCATTAAGAAGCCTACAAAGTACAGCTTTAACTGGTATTTTCATTGGATCTTGGGTTGGCTGGGGATTGTGTTTAGTTTGGCCTTTTCCATTGGAGGCGTGTGGAGCATGGTCAACAGTGGACTTAAATTGAAGTTCTTCAAGCCGCCTAATTGA